From a region of the Desulfuromonas sp. KJ2020 genome:
- a CDS encoding UbiD family decarboxylase has translation MAIDDIRSFLQILDHEGELHHITAEVDWDQEIAAITDRISKRDDGGPGLVFHQVKGYPIPVGTNLFGSFRRMQLAMGGHDADMLGKQLAAAIRSELGSTSFQKLKVFLEREDFRPLLVEKPPCQAHIFDKSPTVEKYVPALKTWPKDGGRYLTLPLVITRDPESGQHNYGLYRVQLTRNNQLAIHWAPSSDGARHHELYRQRMQKTPVAITLGGAPALMYAACAPVPKGCDEAAFAAFLRGEPVPMATSLIHGLRVPAGADFVLEGYVDRDETVTEGPFGNHTGFYDIPQRAALFRVHTLTGREDPVYTCTVVGPPPMEDCYMAKFTERLFLPLIQMDYPWIEDIYQPMEGIFHQCTFLSIKKNGPGEGAERIRQLWSGSWWPRARLLAVFDEGTNLSEGSGLLWRLMNSVNPGTDILVNGDQVGIDATSKVAGEPGFESDRNPIKESAAIQQLLARRWGDYGL, from the coding sequence ATGGCTATAGATGATATCCGGTCGTTTTTGCAGATATTGGATCATGAAGGAGAGCTTCACCATATAACCGCTGAGGTCGATTGGGATCAGGAAATTGCCGCCATTACCGACCGTATCAGTAAACGCGATGACGGCGGTCCTGGTTTAGTCTTTCATCAGGTCAAAGGTTATCCCATTCCCGTAGGCACTAATTTGTTTGGTTCTTTTCGACGAATGCAGCTGGCGATGGGGGGTCACGATGCTGATATGCTCGGCAAACAGCTTGCTGCAGCGATTCGTTCTGAACTGGGGTCTACCAGTTTTCAGAAATTAAAAGTTTTTTTGGAACGGGAGGATTTCAGGCCCCTCTTGGTTGAAAAACCTCCTTGCCAGGCGCACATATTTGACAAAAGTCCGACGGTTGAAAAATACGTACCAGCGCTCAAAACCTGGCCAAAGGACGGCGGCCGTTATCTGACTCTTCCCTTGGTCATTACCAGAGATCCGGAGTCGGGTCAGCACAACTACGGCCTGTATCGTGTTCAATTAACAAGAAACAACCAGCTCGCCATTCATTGGGCTCCTTCCTCGGATGGCGCCAGGCATCATGAGCTTTACCGCCAGCGCATGCAAAAAACCCCGGTCGCTATTACCCTGGGTGGAGCGCCGGCTCTCATGTATGCCGCCTGCGCCCCCGTGCCGAAAGGGTGCGATGAAGCCGCCTTTGCGGCCTTCCTGAGGGGGGAGCCGGTACCCATGGCGACCAGTCTGATTCACGGGCTTCGTGTTCCCGCGGGGGCCGATTTCGTGCTGGAGGGCTATGTCGACAGGGATGAGACGGTGACTGAAGGTCCTTTCGGGAATCACACCGGCTTTTACGATATCCCGCAAAGGGCCGCTTTGTTTCGGGTGCATACGCTTACCGGCAGAGAGGACCCGGTATATACCTGCACCGTGGTGGGGCCGCCTCCCATGGAAGATTGCTATATGGCCAAATTTACCGAACGCCTTTTCCTGCCCCTAATACAAATGGATTATCCATGGATCGAGGATATCTATCAGCCAATGGAGGGAATTTTTCATCAGTGCACCTTTTTGTCCATCAAGAAAAATGGTCCGGGTGAGGGTGCAGAGAGAATCAGGCAATTATGGTCGGGATCCTGGTGGCCGAGAGCCCGTCTGCTGGCTGTCTTCGACGAGGGGACCAATCTGAGCGAAGGAAGTGGATTGTTGTGGCGCCTCATGAACTCGGTAAATCCTGGCACAGATATCCTGGTGAATGGGGATCAGGTCGGCATCGATGCTACGAGCAAAGTGGCAGGCGAGCCGGGTTTTGAGAGCGATCGAAACCCGATTAAGGAAAGCGCCGCCATCCAACAGTTGCTGGCCAGAAGGTGGGGTGATTATGGTTTATAA